One region of Candidatus Saccharibacteria bacterium genomic DNA includes:
- a CDS encoding polysaccharide deacetylase family protein, whose protein sequence is MTKGFKPTNEHNVEQRRWPAIALGVTLVVGAAPAYDFFVKGDGGSSTVSAYPGAPNLADAPVTIYLQPAKPVDTAPSNRQQTPVSTTPSKLVCPPPVKQPIKYAPGQGKTVALTFDDGPGNATMDVLTVLQREGVKATFFVTGENVKKFPNEISRLAAAGMQVANHSYDHRYPTQVMGGWTPAFLQSQLKQTEDALTGLTGKPDCFFRPPGGFQTNVISASNKLGKSVVMWSVDTLDYRQSSRTTEASTAAIHAAATKVNGINNPIVLFHTNKASGEPESELTSNRSNTVAALPGIISWYREKGFSFVTVMGQ, encoded by the coding sequence ATGACGAAAGGTTTTAAACCTACAAATGAACATAATGTTGAGCAAAGACGATGGCCAGCAATTGCTTTGGGCGTGACGCTCGTTGTTGGAGCAGCGCCGGCCTATGATTTTTTTGTTAAAGGGGACGGCGGCAGCTCGACTGTCTCGGCGTATCCAGGCGCGCCAAACCTGGCTGATGCGCCAGTAACGATATATCTGCAACCAGCGAAACCAGTAGATACGGCACCCTCAAATCGTCAGCAGACCCCTGTTTCAACAACTCCGTCAAAACTTGTGTGCCCCCCGCCGGTGAAACAGCCAATAAAGTATGCTCCGGGTCAGGGCAAGACCGTTGCGCTAACGTTTGATGATGGCCCTGGTAATGCCACTATGGATGTGCTTACAGTTTTGCAGCGCGAGGGTGTAAAGGCAACCTTTTTCGTAACTGGAGAAAATGTCAAAAAATTTCCGAATGAAATCAGCAGACTTGCAGCAGCGGGTATGCAAGTGGCTAACCATTCTTATGATCATCGTTATCCCACGCAAGTTATGGGCGGGTGGACACCAGCCTTTCTCCAAAGTCAACTTAAGCAAACGGAAGATGCGCTGACCGGCTTAACCGGCAAGCCGGATTGTTTTTTTCGCCCGCCCGGTGGGTTCCAAACAAATGTGATATCTGCGTCAAATAAACTCGGTAAGAGTGTGGTTATGTGGTCAGTTGACACACTTGACTACCGGCAGTCCAGCCGTACGACCGAAGCGTCTACGGCAGCAATTCATGCTGCTGCAACGAAGGTAAATGGTATCAATAATCCCATAGTGCTCTTTCATACAAACAAGGCAAGTGGGGAACCGGAGTCAGAGTTAACGTCCAACAGGAGTAATACCGTCGCCGCGTTACCTGGAATTATTTCTTGGTATCGGGAGAAGGGGTTTTCATTTGTAACAGTAATGGGTCAGTGA
- a CDS encoding IS30 family transposase, producing the protein MGQKYGHLSYEDRVKIEHWHRGGKSIRYIASELGRSPNTISYELKNLAVSGEYVARKASVKAYQKRYWARTSSNKVAKDKTLRQYVDDSLDKGWSPGEIAGSSDCPVSKRTIYRYVTLYSLQHKLYFKGKPKRRKAMYRRGLIGERKWIEERILCDEVGHYELDFIVSPTRSGSKAVLLVAVDTLSKRTLIELLPNRTKKELSRALKRMFDGIVVKTILTDNDIAFTYWKHFEQLLGAPFFFTHPYHSWEKGLVENTNKWIRHFIPKKTDLSTVTKETIATVLAYLNERPRQVLGYRTANEVYLERLTIQV; encoded by the coding sequence ATGGGTCAAAAGTATGGTCATTTAAGCTACGAAGATCGAGTAAAGATAGAGCATTGGCACAGGGGCGGCAAAAGTATTCGCTACATAGCGAGCGAGTTGGGGCGTAGCCCCAATACTATTAGTTATGAATTGAAGAATCTAGCGGTCTCTGGTGAGTATGTTGCTCGTAAAGCCAGTGTCAAGGCATACCAAAAACGCTACTGGGCGCGTACATCGAGTAATAAGGTAGCAAAAGATAAGACACTGCGCCAATACGTTGACGACAGTCTCGACAAAGGCTGGTCACCTGGTGAGATCGCTGGCAGCAGTGACTGTCCTGTTTCAAAACGGACTATCTACCGCTATGTCACACTCTATTCCCTGCAGCACAAGCTGTACTTTAAGGGTAAGCCGAAACGGAGAAAGGCCATGTACCGACGTGGGCTCATTGGCGAACGTAAATGGATTGAGGAACGGATACTGTGCGACGAAGTTGGTCACTACGAGCTTGACTTCATTGTCAGCCCAACGAGAAGCGGCAGTAAAGCTGTCCTACTGGTGGCCGTCGACACCCTAAGCAAACGAACCCTTATCGAGCTGCTCCCAAACCGAACCAAAAAAGAGCTCTCACGAGCTCTGAAGCGGATGTTTGACGGCATTGTCGTCAAGACCATACTGACCGACAATGACATCGCCTTCACCTACTGGAAACATTTCGAGCAGCTGCTCGGAGCACCGTTCTTTTTCACCCATCCCTACCATAGCTGGGAGAAGGGCTTAGTCGAGAATACGAACAAATGGATACGTCACTTCATACCGAAAAAAACAGACCTGAGCACGGTTACCAAAGAAACCATCGCTACAGTACTAGCGTACCTAAACGAACGCCCAAGACAAGTCTTGGGCTACAGAACTGCGAATGAAGTATACTTAGAGAGATTAACAATACAGGTTTAG